The stretch of DNA TTTCATTCCCTTGAAATGGTTCAATCGTAGCAGTAGTTTCAGAATTTATACCTTCACGTATAAAGACCTTTTTAAAAGTTAAAAAAAATACCTTGCAATCTAATAAAAAGCTAATATTATCAACATATTGAACATCAAAATCAAACTTTTGTTTCCAAACTATTGCATTTCTACCATTTATTTGGGCTAAACCAGATAAGCCTGGCCTAACCTCATGTCTTCTCTTTTGTTGCTCATTATATAATGGGAGATATCGAATTAATAAAGGGCGTGGACCAATAATAGACATATCACCTTTTACAATATTAATCAATTCGGGTAATTCATCTAATGAAGTTGATCTTAAAAATTTACCAAATCTACATAACCTATCACTATCAGGAAGTAGTTCACCATGTTCATCTTTTGCATTTGTCATTGTCCGAAA from Oceanobacillus iheyensis HTE831 encodes:
- a CDS encoding sugar transferase, yielding MNQDTKGVYQKYVKRLLDFILSSIAIVILSPILLIVTILVRLKLGSPVLFKQERPGLDERIFTMYKFRTMTNAKDEHGELLPDSDRLCRFGKFLRSTSLDELPELINIVKGDMSIIGPRPLLIRYLPLYNEQQKRRHEVRPGLSGLAQINGRNAIVWKQKFDFDVQYVDNISFLLDCKVFFLTFKKVFIREGINSETTATIEPFQGNEKEKFYNE